The Gordonibacter urolithinfaciens genome contains a region encoding:
- a CDS encoding Na+/H+ antiporter NhaC family protein → MEKGNVKALLPIGVFLVLYLGLGVLFEYGMGIPMGFYNIPIVVIFLVALLVACVQNRKLPFDDKLVVMGRGIGDKTIVTMVLIFMAAGIFVGTVGRDSAESVAYLMLSVIPAEFSVLVLFVVSCFVSLAMGTSVGTITLITPIAVAVSTASGFDLPLCVASVMGGAMFGDNLSFISDTTIAACQGQGCQMKDKFRENFKIAVPAALATLAIILALSLGSDISGTVSHDYDLIQLVPYLIVLVGGIVGVNVFVVLLLGILSGSLIMVATGATAATDLLASMGSGAAGMFETTMVAVLVSAICALIREYGGFTALLNGIKSLFKSKKGGQLGMGLLVGAMDIATANNTVAIVIANPIAADMAETYDISRRKTASILDTFSCVFQGVIPYGAQMLVAISAAAELGYAVSAFQIMPFLFYPFLLLASSLVFIFLVPDKRGHESEKA, encoded by the coding sequence ATGGAGAAGGGCAACGTCAAGGCGCTCCTGCCCATCGGGGTGTTCTTGGTGCTGTATCTAGGGCTGGGCGTGTTGTTCGAATACGGGATGGGCATCCCCATGGGTTTCTACAACATACCCATCGTGGTTATCTTCCTGGTGGCGCTTCTGGTGGCGTGCGTTCAGAACCGCAAGCTGCCCTTCGACGACAAGCTGGTCGTCATGGGTCGCGGCATAGGCGACAAGACCATCGTCACCATGGTGCTCATCTTCATGGCGGCCGGCATCTTCGTGGGCACGGTGGGCCGCGACAGCGCCGAGAGCGTGGCCTACCTCATGCTCTCCGTCATTCCCGCGGAGTTCTCCGTGCTGGTGCTGTTCGTGGTGAGCTGCTTCGTGTCGCTGGCCATGGGCACGTCGGTGGGCACCATCACGCTCATCACGCCCATAGCCGTGGCGGTGTCGACGGCCTCGGGCTTCGACCTGCCGCTGTGCGTGGCCAGCGTCATGGGCGGCGCGATGTTCGGCGACAACCTGTCGTTCATCTCCGACACCACCATCGCGGCGTGCCAGGGCCAGGGCTGCCAGATGAAGGACAAGTTCCGCGAGAACTTCAAGATAGCCGTGCCGGCCGCCTTGGCGACGCTCGCCATCATCCTGGCGCTGTCGCTCGGCTCGGACATCAGCGGCACCGTGAGCCATGACTACGACCTGATCCAGCTCGTGCCGTACCTTATCGTGCTCGTGGGCGGCATCGTGGGCGTGAACGTGTTCGTCGTGCTTTTGCTGGGCATCCTTTCCGGCTCCCTCATCATGGTGGCCACCGGCGCCACCGCGGCCACCGACCTTCTGGCCAGCATGGGCTCGGGCGCGGCCGGCATGTTCGAGACCACGATGGTGGCGGTGCTCGTGAGCGCCATCTGCGCGCTCATCCGCGAGTACGGCGGCTTCACCGCGCTTCTGAACGGCATCAAGAGCCTGTTCAAGAGCAAGAAGGGCGGGCAGCTGGGCATGGGCCTGCTGGTAGGCGCCATGGACATCGCAACGGCCAACAACACCGTGGCCATCGTCATCGCGAACCCCATCGCCGCCGACATGGCCGAGACCTACGATATATCGCGGCGCAAGACGGCGTCTATCCTCGACACGTTCTCCTGCGTGTTCCAGGGCGTCATCCCCTACGGCGCGCAGATGCTCGTGGCCATATCGGCGGCGGCGGAGCTGGGGTATGCGGTGTCCGCGTTCCAGATCATGCCCTTCCTGTTCTACCCGTTCCTGCTGCTGGCAAGCTCGCTCGTGTTCATCTTCCTCGTGCCCGACAAGCGCGGCCACGAGAGCGAGAAGGCGTAG
- a CDS encoding cytochrome b/b6 domain-containing protein, giving the protein MSKGPVMVSAEETAKNKAFLEQMAASGAERYIRRHSKQARWTHGITIIACILLCISGLFVFVPALAAAAGADTVFAIRMSHRVIGVIFVIVPLISAIMAPKGVKHIFKNLFDRWDSDDKKWMMLFFPYLFMAKWIHMPDQREVKSGQRFADGMLWFAGALMGITGVILLLGTTLFDFGSGVHGLTLFLHDIGFLLIAVFGLAHIFLGAGIFQPYRGTYKLMFGDGMVSESDALYHWGHWARKEIASGENVIEKKA; this is encoded by the coding sequence ATGAGCAAGGGACCCGTTATGGTTTCCGCCGAGGAAACCGCCAAGAACAAGGCGTTCTTGGAGCAGATGGCGGCAAGCGGCGCGGAACGCTACATCCGCCGCCACTCCAAGCAGGCGCGCTGGACGCACGGCATCACCATCATCGCGTGCATCCTGCTGTGCATCTCGGGCTTGTTCGTGTTCGTTCCGGCCTTGGCGGCCGCGGCGGGGGCGGACACGGTGTTCGCCATCCGCATGTCGCACCGCGTGATCGGCGTCATCTTCGTGATCGTGCCCCTGATCAGCGCCATCATGGCGCCCAAGGGTGTGAAGCACATCTTCAAGAACCTGTTCGACCGGTGGGATTCGGACGACAAGAAGTGGATGATGCTGTTCTTCCCCTACCTGTTCATGGCCAAGTGGATCCACATGCCCGACCAGCGCGAGGTCAAGAGCGGCCAGCGCTTCGCCGACGGCATGCTGTGGTTCGCGGGCGCGCTCATGGGCATCACGGGCGTCATCCTGCTTTTGGGCACGACCCTCTTTGACTTCGGGTCGGGCGTGCACGGCTTGACGCTGTTCCTGCACGACATCGGCTTTCTGCTGATCGCGGTGTTCGGGCTGGCGCACATTTTCCTGGGTGCGGGCATCTTCCAGCCGTACCGGGGAACGTACAAGCTCATGTTCGGCGACGGCATGGTCTCCGAGTCCGACGCCCTGTACCACTGGGGCCACTGGGCTCGCAAGGAAATCGCTTCCGGCGAGAACGTGATAGAGAAGAAGGCTTAA
- a CDS encoding putative Se/S carrier-like protein, protein MPRYLLAFESTHAAMAANKALAAVNPAVIPTPRAITASCGMTLRFEAEDAAAARALAVAVPEARGLAALYADQAGEYVLLEKL, encoded by the coding sequence GTGCCCCGCTACCTGCTGGCCTTCGAGTCCACCCATGCGGCCATGGCCGCCAACAAGGCGCTCGCCGCCGTGAACCCCGCCGTCATCCCCACCCCGCGCGCCATCACCGCGAGCTGCGGCATGACCCTGCGCTTCGAGGCCGAGGACGCAGCCGCGGCCCGCGCCCTCGCCGTCGCCGTGCCCGAAGCCCGCGGCCTTGCCGCCCTCTACGCCGACCAGGCGGGGGAGTACGTGTTGCTGGAAAAGCTGTAG
- a CDS encoding aminotransferase class V-fold PLP-dependent enzyme yields the protein MIYFDNAATTRRKPPEVAEAVARAIGSFGGVGRGVHEASIDAGMAVYDARDKMARLLGAPSAARVSFAANATMALNIAIAGLLPAGGRAVTTAASHNSVLRPLFKSRDERGCAVGVAPVGPDGALDFAAYERLLEEGADLVAATHASNLTGDVYDVARMARLAHEAGALFVLDAAQTAGALPLDMGALGADIVCFTGHKSLYGPQGTGGLAVAEGVDVPPLLEGGSGTHSFDERHPRFMPEALEAGTVNAHGLAGLAAGVAYLERTGVGNVAARLQALTERFEAGAAAVPGVRVLGGHGGIDRCGIVAVDVAGADSALVADRLSSDFGICTRAGAHCAPLMHRALGTEERGAVRFSFSSFTTEDEIEAGLAALAAVARDAG from the coding sequence ATGATCTACTTCGACAACGCGGCCACGACCCGGCGCAAGCCGCCCGAGGTGGCCGAGGCCGTGGCGCGCGCCATCGGCTCGTTCGGCGGCGTGGGGCGCGGCGTGCACGAGGCGTCCATCGACGCCGGCATGGCCGTGTACGACGCGCGCGACAAGATGGCGCGGCTCCTGGGCGCGCCCTCGGCGGCCCGTGTGTCGTTCGCGGCCAACGCCACCATGGCGCTCAACATCGCCATCGCGGGGCTTTTGCCCGCCGGCGGCCGCGCCGTGACGACGGCTGCCTCGCACAACTCGGTGCTGCGGCCGCTGTTCAAGTCGCGCGACGAGCGCGGGTGCGCGGTTGGCGTGGCGCCCGTCGGCCCGGACGGCGCCCTCGACTTCGCCGCCTACGAGCGCTTGCTGGAAGAGGGCGCCGACCTCGTGGCGGCCACCCACGCGTCGAACCTCACGGGCGACGTGTACGACGTGGCCCGCATGGCGCGCCTCGCGCACGAGGCCGGCGCGCTGTTCGTGCTCGACGCCGCGCAGACGGCGGGCGCGCTGCCGCTGGACATGGGCGCGCTCGGCGCCGACATCGTGTGCTTCACCGGCCACAAGAGCCTGTACGGGCCGCAGGGAACGGGCGGCTTGGCCGTGGCGGAGGGCGTGGACGTGCCGCCGCTTCTGGAGGGCGGCTCCGGCACGCACAGCTTCGACGAACGGCATCCGCGCTTCATGCCCGAGGCGCTGGAGGCCGGAACGGTGAACGCCCACGGGCTGGCGGGCCTGGCGGCCGGCGTGGCCTACCTGGAGCGCACGGGCGTGGGCAACGTGGCCGCGCGCCTGCAGGCGCTCACGGAGCGCTTCGAGGCCGGCGCCGCCGCCGTGCCCGGCGTGCGCGTGCTGGGCGGGCACGGCGGCATCGACCGGTGCGGCATCGTGGCGGTGGACGTGGCGGGCGCCGACTCCGCCCTCGTGGCCGACCGGCTGTCCAGCGACTTCGGCATCTGCACGCGCGCAGGCGCCCATTGCGCCCCGCTCATGCACCGCGCGCTCGGCACCGAGGAGCGCGGCGCCGTGCGCTTCAGCTTCTCCAGCTTCACCACGGAAGACGAGATCGAAGCGGGCCTCGCGGCCCTTGCGGCCGTCGCGCGCGACGCAGGCTGA
- a CDS encoding molybdopterin-dependent oxidoreductase, with the protein MNLSRRGFFKAAGAAFATSMAFELSSKSEAFAVETSPDWKLVNTEEYTNICCYCSGGCGVICSTRDGELVNLEGDPDHPINQGGLCPKGATMFQLRNVVDPETREIIKNTNRKTKPMVRRPGASEWENITWDDAVAEIAQWVKKTRDETFETVHDGITVNRCHGIASLGGSQQNSEEEYLINKMMRSLGVIAIDNQARVUHSPTVAGLAATFGRGSMTNHYCDMQNADVIMTIGSNNVENHPVSSKWVQKALDRGATWIVVDPRYTRSAEMADIYCPIRSGTDIAFYGGLFNYIIEHDLWQHEYVLNYTNASYLLDEQYSFDVNEGIFSGFDEDTAAYDAKTWHYQVETTKTWDTSEGGAYAWAAAPGVPEFTPPTLEVPKRDMTLQDPMCVFQQMKKHYSRYDLDTVSSVCGMDKDLLEKVYATYASTGAPDKSGTILYALGQTQHTYGAQNCRSMGILQLLLGNVGVAGGGVNALRGEPNVQGATDMGMLVANQPGYLNWPTEYGTPSLRKWCEKETYSDGYYTNKPKFVVSALKEWFGDAATVDNDYGYDWWPKVPKSPDYSIIGSFELMSQGVIKGYFNWGMNPCHSAPNASNVRRAMANLDWLVVADWVETESATFWKAPDMNPADIDTTVYFLPAALIYEKPGIILNSGRWLQWRYQAVEPWDEAKPDYEICDVLWTAIVDLYKKEGGVAAEPIVNTKWDYYVDGKIDPRPVAWALNGYVYDGTECNTTSAAPKTELLSTFANLKADGSTACGMWIYTGFWANNEAPLDPAEQAIGSRVADDPTGLGLHPKWSFAWPLNRRIIYNRASADLNGKPWNPERTLVEWTGEKWVQNDVGDFVAVSNGKPVPPNDKAFMMLWEQNARLESYSMGDGPLPEHYEPFESPADNQMNGRQNSPCVRFAEFESVKRGDRSEFPIAVTTYSVTEHWQTGGQTRTCPALNEAMPEQFVEMSLELAEEKGIKNGEKVRVRNNRGSVEVMALVTPRFKPFTVNGETVHQVGMTHHFGWAGEYATGDIVNDLPPNVGDPNCWVPEYKAFLVDIEKI; encoded by the coding sequence ATGAACCTGTCACGCAGGGGCTTCTTCAAAGCCGCCGGTGCTGCGTTCGCCACGTCCATGGCGTTCGAGCTGTCCTCGAAGTCGGAGGCGTTTGCCGTTGAGACGTCGCCCGATTGGAAGCTCGTGAACACCGAGGAGTACACGAACATCTGCTGTTACTGCTCGGGCGGATGCGGCGTCATCTGCTCGACGCGCGACGGCGAGCTGGTCAACCTCGAAGGCGATCCCGACCACCCCATCAACCAGGGAGGCCTGTGCCCGAAGGGCGCGACGATGTTCCAGCTGCGCAACGTGGTCGATCCCGAGACGCGCGAGATCATCAAGAACACCAACCGCAAGACCAAGCCGATGGTCCGCCGCCCCGGCGCCTCCGAGTGGGAGAACATCACCTGGGACGACGCCGTCGCCGAGATAGCGCAGTGGGTCAAGAAGACCCGCGACGAGACCTTCGAGACCGTGCACGACGGCATCACGGTAAACCGCTGCCACGGCATTGCCAGCCTGGGCGGCAGCCAGCAGAACTCCGAGGAGGAGTACCTCATCAACAAGATGATGAGGTCGTTAGGGGTGATAGCCATCGACAACCAGGCTCGTGTTTGACACAGCCCCACGGTTGCCGGTCTGGCAGCAACATTCGGTCGCGGTTCCATGACGAACCACTATTGCGACATGCAGAACGCCGACGTCATCATGACCATCGGCTCCAACAACGTCGAGAACCATCCCGTGTCGTCGAAGTGGGTGCAGAAGGCCCTCGACCGCGGCGCCACGTGGATCGTGGTCGACCCCCGCTACACGCGCTCGGCCGAGATGGCGGACATCTACTGCCCCATCCGCTCGGGCACCGACATCGCCTTCTACGGCGGCCTGTTCAACTACATCATCGAGCACGACCTGTGGCAGCACGAGTACGTGCTGAACTACACGAACGCCTCCTACCTGCTGGACGAGCAGTACTCCTTCGACGTGAACGAGGGCATCTTCTCCGGCTTCGACGAGGACACGGCCGCCTACGACGCCAAGACCTGGCACTACCAGGTTGAGACGACGAAGACCTGGGACACCTCCGAGGGCGGCGCCTACGCGTGGGCCGCAGCGCCCGGCGTGCCGGAGTTCACGCCCCCGACGCTCGAGGTGCCCAAGCGCGACATGACGCTTCAGGACCCGATGTGCGTGTTCCAGCAGATGAAAAAGCACTACTCCCGCTACGACCTGGACACCGTGTCCAGCGTGTGCGGCATGGACAAGGACCTGCTGGAGAAGGTGTACGCCACCTACGCCTCCACGGGCGCTCCCGACAAGTCCGGCACGATCCTCTACGCCCTCGGGCAGACGCAGCACACCTACGGCGCGCAGAACTGCCGTTCCATGGGCATCCTGCAGCTGCTGCTGGGCAACGTGGGCGTGGCCGGCGGCGGCGTGAACGCGCTGCGCGGCGAGCCCAACGTCCAGGGCGCCACCGACATGGGCATGCTCGTGGCGAACCAGCCCGGCTACCTGAACTGGCCCACCGAATACGGCACGCCGTCTTTGCGCAAATGGTGCGAGAAGGAGACCTACTCCGATGGCTACTACACCAACAAGCCCAAGTTCGTCGTCTCCGCGCTCAAGGAGTGGTTCGGCGACGCGGCCACGGTGGACAACGACTACGGCTACGACTGGTGGCCGAAGGTGCCGAAGAGCCCCGACTACTCCATCATCGGCTCGTTCGAGCTCATGAGCCAGGGCGTCATCAAGGGCTACTTCAACTGGGGCATGAACCCCTGCCACTCCGCGCCGAACGCGAGCAACGTGCGCCGCGCCATGGCGAACCTCGACTGGCTCGTGGTGGCCGACTGGGTGGAGACGGAGTCCGCCACCTTCTGGAAGGCCCCCGACATGAACCCGGCCGATATCGACACCACGGTGTACTTCCTGCCGGCCGCGCTCATCTACGAGAAGCCCGGCATCATCCTGAACTCCGGCCGCTGGCTGCAGTGGCGCTACCAGGCCGTCGAGCCGTGGGACGAGGCCAAGCCCGACTACGAGATCTGCGACGTGCTGTGGACGGCCATCGTCGACCTCTACAAGAAGGAGGGCGGCGTCGCGGCGGAGCCCATCGTGAACACGAAGTGGGACTACTACGTGGACGGCAAGATCGACCCGCGTCCCGTGGCCTGGGCCCTCAACGGCTACGTGTACGACGGCACCGAGTGCAACACCACCTCGGCGGCCCCGAAGACCGAGCTGCTCTCCACCTTCGCGAACCTCAAGGCCGACGGCTCCACGGCCTGCGGCATGTGGATCTACACCGGCTTCTGGGCCAACAACGAGGCACCTCTCGATCCGGCCGAGCAGGCCATCGGCAGCCGTGTGGCCGACGACCCGACCGGCCTCGGCCTGCATCCGAAGTGGTCGTTCGCCTGGCCGCTCAACCGCCGCATCATCTACAACCGCGCCTCGGCCGACCTGAACGGCAAGCCGTGGAACCCCGAGCGCACGCTCGTGGAGTGGACGGGCGAGAAGTGGGTGCAGAACGACGTGGGCGACTTCGTGGCCGTGTCCAACGGCAAGCCCGTGCCCCCCAACGACAAGGCGTTCATGATGCTCTGGGAGCAGAACGCGCGCCTGGAGAGCTACAGCATGGGAGACGGGCCCCTGCCCGAGCACTACGAGCCCTTCGAGAGCCCGGCGGACAACCAGATGAACGGCCGGCAGAACTCGCCGTGCGTCCGCTTCGCCGAGTTCGAGTCGGTCAAGCGCGGCGACCGCTCCGAGTTCCCCATCGCGGTGACCACGTACTCCGTCACCGAGCACTGGCAGACCGGCGGGCAGACCCGCACGTGCCCGGCCCTCAACGAGGCCATGCCCGAGCAGTTCGTGGAGATGTCGCTGGAGCTGGCCGAGGAGAAGGGCATCAAGAACGGCGAGAAGGTCCGCGTGCGCAACAACCGCGGCTCCGTCGAGGTGATGGCCCTTGTCACGCCGCGCTTCAAGCCGTTCACGGTTAACGGCGAGACCGTGCACCAGGTGGGCATGACGCACCACTTCGGCTGGGCGGGCGAGTACGCCACCGGCGACATCGTGAACGACCTGCCGCCGAACGTGGGCGACCCGAACTGCTGGGTGCCCGAGTACAAGGCGTTCCTCGTCGACATCGAGAAGATCTAG
- a CDS encoding 4Fe-4S dicluster domain-containing protein yields the protein MMSDKAILFDTSRCSACRGCQVACKCWNDLPSTLEKNGNPSTGSYQSPMDLNGTTRILISFNEEAGGDKGVKWAFGRRSCQHCTDAACATICPAGAIAKHEATGLVTVDESKCIGCQYCSTACPFDVPRYQEGLRTTVNKCTGCVDRIEQGREPACVTTCQPDALVFGDRDEMIALAHERADFLKARGYEDAVVYGEDEMGGLHVIQVLKYGVAAHGQVENPQANPVVGLTQIMKPITGAVTGLTVAGLAAMFALGVGYKRDKLAYNPETEDTISVDTGQVVKHGDGQDEETVMEHITENLPGKKGGN from the coding sequence ATGATGAGTGACAAAGCCATACTGTTCGACACCTCGCGCTGCAGCGCATGCCGCGGCTGCCAGGTGGCCTGCAAATGCTGGAACGACCTGCCGTCGACGCTCGAGAAGAACGGCAACCCGTCCACCGGCTCGTACCAGAGCCCGATGGACCTGAACGGCACCACCCGCATCCTGATCTCCTTCAACGAGGAGGCAGGTGGCGACAAGGGCGTGAAGTGGGCCTTCGGGCGCCGCTCGTGCCAGCACTGCACCGACGCCGCGTGCGCCACCATCTGCCCGGCCGGAGCCATTGCCAAGCACGAGGCCACGGGCCTGGTGACGGTGGACGAGTCCAAGTGCATCGGCTGCCAGTACTGCTCCACGGCGTGCCCGTTCGACGTCCCCCGCTACCAGGAGGGCCTGCGCACGACCGTCAACAAGTGCACGGGCTGCGTCGACCGCATCGAGCAGGGCAGGGAGCCCGCCTGCGTCACCACGTGCCAGCCGGACGCACTCGTGTTCGGCGATCGCGACGAGATGATAGCGCTGGCGCACGAGCGCGCCGACTTCCTCAAGGCCCGCGGCTACGAGGACGCGGTGGTCTACGGCGAGGACGAGATGGGCGGCCTGCATGTCATCCAGGTGCTGAAGTACGGCGTGGCCGCACATGGCCAGGTGGAGAACCCGCAGGCTAACCCGGTGGTGGGCCTCACGCAGATCATGAAGCCGATCACGGGCGCCGTCACGGGGCTCACCGTGGCGGGCCTCGCCGCCATGTTCGCGCTCGGCGTCGGCTACAAGCGCGACAAGCTGGCGTACAACCCCGAGACGGAGGACACGATCTCCGTCGACACCGGCCAGGTCGTCAAGCATGGCGACGGCCAGGACGAGGAGACGGTGATGGAGCACATTACCGAGAACCTCCCGGGCAAGAAGGGAGGCAACTGA
- the yedF gene encoding sulfurtransferase-like selenium metabolism protein YedF, producing the protein MKIIDAFGMQCPKPLVLAKKEIDAGCRELSVQVDNETAVKNLTRLGGKTGLAVSVDEIEGGWLVSFAEGDGSAAPAPAPEAAPVAAGASCAAGGGCGYAVFVGKDHVGAGDGELGYNLMKMALYTLSESDDVPASLLFMNAGVKLVAGGEQQVVDSVRALAEKGTEVLVCGTCLDFYGCKDQLAVGEVSNMYDILGRMQEAAKVITL; encoded by the coding sequence ATGAAGATAATCGACGCCTTCGGCATGCAGTGCCCCAAGCCGCTCGTGCTGGCCAAGAAGGAGATAGACGCGGGCTGCCGCGAGCTGTCCGTGCAGGTGGACAACGAGACGGCCGTGAAGAACCTCACGCGCCTGGGCGGCAAGACGGGCCTGGCCGTGTCCGTGGACGAGATCGAGGGCGGCTGGCTCGTGTCGTTCGCCGAGGGAGACGGCTCGGCGGCCCCGGCCCCGGCTCCCGAGGCGGCTCCCGTCGCCGCAGGCGCGTCGTGCGCGGCGGGCGGCGGGTGCGGCTATGCCGTGTTCGTCGGCAAGGACCATGTGGGCGCGGGCGACGGGGAGCTCGGGTACAACCTCATGAAGATGGCGCTGTACACGCTCTCCGAATCCGACGACGTGCCGGCGTCGCTCCTGTTCATGAACGCGGGCGTGAAGCTCGTGGCCGGCGGCGAGCAGCAGGTGGTCGACAGCGTGCGCGCGCTCGCCGAGAAGGGCACCGAGGTGCTCGTATGCGGCACGTGCCTTGACTTCTACGGGTGCAAGGACCAGCTGGCCGTGGGCGAGGTTTCCAACATGTACGACATCCTGGGCCGCATGCAGGAGGCGGCCAAGGTCATCACGCTATAG
- a CDS encoding formate dehydrogenase accessory protein FdhE, which produces MNLKAIDAALAAYREKLDEGEMARLAFFRKLWGALDEAAADAPAAEGWDAPCAEDLRTWFAAGEPVLAHAPATVGAAPFAVALGRAAACAAEHGGFAAGTAEALGRTRWDRIVAASPLGLAGSDPAAYLDALAELLADDGMTEDQARTAALVAALALRSQLEEPARAAARALGQAGCDAPHPLACPVCGGAPAAGRVGGENSTQGRGKTLWCAQCGTSWEIERVRCARCGTQNQAHLHYYNVEGDDAHRIATCDECGGYLRTVYADDALAPFSFEVEDVVMARLDAIAAERG; this is translated from the coding sequence ATGAATTTGAAAGCGATCGACGCGGCTTTGGCCGCTTACCGCGAGAAGCTCGACGAGGGCGAGATGGCGCGCCTCGCGTTCTTCCGCAAGCTGTGGGGCGCCCTGGACGAGGCGGCGGCCGACGCGCCCGCCGCGGAGGGCTGGGACGCGCCGTGCGCGGAGGACCTGCGCACCTGGTTCGCGGCGGGCGAGCCGGTGCTCGCGCACGCGCCGGCAACGGTGGGGGCCGCCCCGTTCGCCGTAGCGCTCGGGCGCGCGGCTGCCTGCGCGGCCGAGCACGGCGGCTTCGCCGCGGGCACGGCCGAGGCGCTCGGCCGCACGAGGTGGGACCGCATCGTTGCCGCGAGCCCGCTCGGGCTGGCCGGCAGCGACCCGGCAGCCTATCTGGATGCCCTGGCCGAGCTGCTGGCAGACGACGGCATGACCGAGGACCAGGCACGCACGGCCGCGCTGGTGGCGGCGCTTGCGCTGCGCTCGCAGCTGGAGGAGCCTGCCCGTGCGGCGGCTCGCGCGCTCGGGCAGGCGGGCTGCGACGCGCCGCACCCCCTTGCGTGCCCGGTGTGCGGCGGCGCCCCGGCCGCGGGTCGCGTGGGCGGCGAGAACTCGACGCAAGGGCGCGGCAAGACGCTCTGGTGCGCGCAGTGCGGCACGTCGTGGGAGATCGAGCGCGTGCGCTGCGCCCGCTGCGGCACGCAGAACCAGGCGCACCTGCACTACTACAACGTGGAGGGCGACGACGCCCACCGCATCGCCACCTGCGACGAGTGCGGCGGCTACCTGCGCACCGTCTACGCGGACGACGCGCTCGCGCCGTTCTCGTTCGAGGTGGAGGACGTGGTCATGGCCCGGCTCGACGCCATCGCGGCCGAGCGGGGCTAG
- the selD gene encoding selenide, water dikinase SelD → MDEIERIRLTKLTSKGGUAAKWGPGDLDDILGALAAAAGGGASGTGGQDAAGDAGSGAGRLLLGFNTCDDAAVWQLSDDSAAVLTVDFFTPIVDDPYEFGRIAAANALSDVFAMGAEPHVALNLLALDCALGADVAGAILRGGADAVREAGALVAGGHTIDDAEPKYGLAVFGTVRPDRIVRNAGAVPGDALYLTKPLGTGIMVAARACDLVDDAGLRPAVESMMELNAAGAAALAESGVHAATDVTGFGLAGHLHELLEASGCAAALDFEALPLFEGVWDHARAYCRPNRLFTIMDQAERYVAQGALSDEEYDNRLAVVCDPQTSGGLLAAVPPEAAGAFERAFEARAGRLPARIGRVEAGEPGTIRFAG, encoded by the coding sequence GTGGACGAGATCGAGCGCATCAGGTTGACGAAGCTCACGTCGAAGGGCGGTTGAGCGGCCAAGTGGGGTCCGGGCGACCTCGACGACATACTGGGCGCGCTTGCGGCCGCTGCCGGCGGCGGCGCGTCGGGCACAGGCGGGCAGGACGCTGCCGGCGACGCGGGCAGCGGGGCCGGACGGCTGCTGCTCGGCTTCAACACGTGCGACGATGCCGCCGTGTGGCAGCTCTCGGACGACTCGGCAGCCGTGCTCACCGTGGACTTCTTCACGCCCATCGTGGACGATCCCTACGAGTTCGGGCGCATCGCGGCGGCCAATGCGCTCTCCGACGTGTTCGCCATGGGGGCCGAGCCGCACGTGGCGCTGAACCTGCTGGCGCTCGACTGCGCGCTGGGCGCGGACGTGGCCGGCGCCATCCTGCGCGGCGGCGCGGACGCCGTGCGCGAGGCGGGCGCGCTCGTGGCCGGGGGCCACACCATCGACGACGCGGAGCCCAAGTACGGCCTCGCGGTGTTCGGCACCGTGCGCCCCGACCGCATCGTGCGCAACGCGGGGGCGGTGCCGGGCGACGCGCTGTACCTGACCAAGCCGCTGGGAACCGGCATCATGGTGGCGGCGCGCGCCTGCGACCTCGTGGACGACGCGGGCCTGCGCCCGGCCGTGGAGTCCATGATGGAGCTGAACGCCGCCGGCGCCGCCGCGCTCGCGGAATCCGGCGTGCACGCGGCCACGGACGTGACCGGCTTCGGGCTGGCCGGGCACCTGCACGAGCTCTTGGAGGCGAGCGGCTGCGCCGCCGCGCTCGACTTCGAGGCGCTGCCGCTGTTCGAGGGCGTGTGGGACCACGCGCGCGCCTACTGCCGGCCGAACCGCCTGTTCACCATCATGGACCAGGCCGAGCGCTACGTGGCGCAGGGCGCGCTTTCCGACGAGGAGTACGACAACCGCCTGGCCGTGGTCTGCGACCCGCAGACCTCCGGCGGCCTGCTGGCCGCCGTGCCGCCCGAGGCGGCCGGCGCCTTCGAGCGCGCCTTCGAGGCACGCGCCGGCCGGCTGCCCGCGCGCATCGGGCGCGTGGAAGCCGGCGAGCCGGGGACGATCCGCTTCGCAGGGTGA